In Hoplias malabaricus isolate fHopMal1 chromosome 6, fHopMal1.hap1, whole genome shotgun sequence, a single window of DNA contains:
- the ankle1 gene encoding ankyrin repeat and LEM domain-containing protein 1, with the protein MSSSRSRGDTVSLLTAVNKGDLRTVECVLLRGACPNLLSVEGLAAVHLAAGKESEKGLRCLKLLLQHGADPNLRSNEGLTPLHISALWGCYQNLRLLLINGGNPSLRDQDGNKPLDLAKQEENSRCASLLQEFESQAPQLEYEDLPKFQYSLYSGHSMRDCSFDISSVLSDLGDDPLSSTRQSSLFRNSGINRPSWSRVQGAHHSWLSDVTGLHVRESEAFDGTGDCGAVPPVLSSTRLSVMDFKHSPEGAPLHTSEGLCADWRRSAQGSGSGRKSVTFRDSNEYFPAQSPVQSCEGEVEDSSVDFSQYSSFLDSERMATVLQNQGIDVTSPDEVFVFCRGGSMLQEDLEKTVVGSALMEDSPDDRNEEDDVFVSDVNDLKGHVCSSSGSSKYSSSDSDPYKTAIEGPVPLEDEPGRNQTPAESNLCSIGWDTEAADTEVSEKINLTSSLKPLAQEKCLEERLEEISLTPSPFVTGRTRSRLSRCSQKSFNFSPSLPSTSSLFEETLPTPFRTRRNTPRSPYTPDEAPSGHRLEEDSLRGIDTGLRNLHMSSVQASCEHPSQADTVIVSGSQADTFILPRSEDRGLGDNQGSLERPSQAETLIISRSLSDSAPEEESEGGGAGSGESLESSVEEDRFLTSDMSTLTSDTGPEPAVVNIQAPDKGWSGLKHPRHGLDTREECLDIPQIPVSVPLRVRPIRARASTCPQTQSSSKRTSPTFDVENEFLTSDVSSSSEGRQRLRDSSVQSCETDMPEEPLTLEAGSRSDRPKNWSTRVRTADGCSKRHLPVLEEDFLTSDLSSSTEATRREKGTECGTDSQEESFSLESGPSSSVDWPNSQRNRDRTLKGSSSKGTEEEGEGGGRKKGMECGSDSQEESLSLESGSSSSLDLSGTQRCRTEGSSSGCTPRYSMSRLYDCSRPQTLANLSYTPGGRPMIMDMDEPVEYLYTDTEEGHELIETHVPPTSSTSLSSSVLTSTSEDTVLYDWRSLAKSPDKGKENRLPGAEDAQKASGLTDRELRRRLVELGERPGPINAQTRPLYVQKLHSLQSTVSAAASREPAEDPNAFAGYSPELSKVLRWFVLPDSAADEFALSEQFDQPDQKKKWREGIIKSSFNYLLLDPRVTKNLPFRSHTMTPQECFQTFIRSIFYIGKGKRSRPYSHLYEALEYFRGDKTSKKLCLKVQHILQVWSCGQGVISLHCFQNVIPVEAYTREACLVDAIGVKMLTNQKRGDYYGLVSTWTARRKRELGVHLLYRAMQIFLAEGERQLRPADIRLGH; encoded by the exons ATGAGTTCAAGCCGGAGCCGCGGAGACACAGTGTCCCTCCTCACCGCTGTCAACAAAGGAGATCTGAG gacagtggagtgtgtgttgttgcgGGGGGCTTGTCCTAACCTGTTGTCTGTGGAGGGATTGGCTGCTGTTCACCTGGCGGCAGGTAAAGAGTCGGAGAAGGGACTGCGCTGCCTCAAACTCCTCCTTCAGCATGGAGCTGACCCCAACCTCAG GTCGAACGAGGGTCTCACCCCGCTGCACATTTCTGCCCTGTGGGGCTGCTACCAGAACCTCCGACTGCTGCTGATCAATGGAGGAAACCCCAGCCTCAGAGACCAG gaCGGGAATAAGCCGCTGGACCTGGCGAAGCAGGAGGAGAACAGCAGGTGTGCGAGTCTGCTCCAGGAGTTCGAGTCCCAGGCTCCACAGCTGGAATATGAAGACCTTCCCAAATTCCAGTACT CGCTGTACTCTGGCCACTCCATGAGGGACTGCAGCTTTGACATCTCGTCCGTCCTGAGCGATCTGGGAGACGATCCTCTGAGCAGCACTCGGCAGTCCAGCCTTTTCCGGAACTCTGGGATTAACAGGCCCAGCTGGTCCCGGGTGCAAGGAGCGCACCACTCCTGGCTCTCGGACGTCACTGGGCTTCacgtgagagagagtgaggcgtTCGATGGGACTGGAGACTGTGGGGCCGTTCCTCCAGTCCTGTCCAGCACTCGCCTGTCCGTTATGGACTTTAAACACAGTCCAGAGGGGGCACCGCTGCACACGAGCGAAGGCCTCTGTGCGGATTGGAGGCGTTCTGCTCAGGGGAGTGGGTCCGGGAGGAAGAGCGTGACGTTTAGGGATTCAAATGAGTATTTTCCAGCTCAGTCTCCAGTCCAGAGCTGTGAGGGAGAGGTGGAGGACAGCTCGGTGGATTTCTCCCAGTATTCCAGCTTTCTGGACTCAGAACGAATGGCCACGGTTTTGCAGAACCAGGGCATTGACGTGACCTCCCCAGACGAGGTGTTTGTGTTCTGTAGAGGGGGCAGCATGCTGCAGGAAGACCTGGAGAAGACGGTAGTGGGTTCAGCCCTGATGGAGGATTCCCCTGATGATAGAAATGAAGAGGATGACGTGTTTGTTAGTGACGTTAATGATCTGAAAGGCCACGTCTGCAGTAGTAGTGGATCTAGTAAATACAGCAGCTCTGACAGTGACCCGTATAAGACTGCCATTGAAGGTCCAGTGCCTTTGGAGGATGAACCTGGCAGAAATCAAACTCCAGCTGAAAGTAATCTCTGTTCCATTGGGTGGGACACAGAGGCTGCAGACACTGAAGTGTCTGAGAAGATAAACCTCACCTCAAGCCTGAAACCCCTCGCCCAGGAGAAATGCCTGGAAGAAAGGCTGGAGGAGATTTCTCTGACCCCGAGCCCGTTCGTAACCGGCCGGACACGCTCCAGACTGAGCCGCTGTTCTCAGAAATCCTTTAatttctctccgtctctgccCTCTACCTCCTCTCTCTTCGAGGAGACCCTCCCAACACCCTTCAGGACACGTCGAAACACTCCCAGATCCCCTTACACCCCAGACGAAGCTCCCTCTGGGCATCGTTTAGAGGAAGACAGCCTCAGAGGCATCGACACTGGCCTGAGGAACCTTCACATGTCATCAGTCCAGGCCTCATGTGAGCACCCGAGCCAAGCGGACACTGTGATTGTCTCTGGAAGCCAGGCAGACACCTTTATACTCCCCAGGAGTGAAGACAGAGGCTTGGGGGACAATCAGGGTTCACTGGAACGTCCAAGTCAAGCAGAGACGCTGATCATCTCCAGGAGCTTGTCTGACTCTGCGCCTGAGGAGGAATCAGAAGGAGGTGGAGCTGGTTCTGGTGAAAGTTTAGAAAGTTCTGTGGAAGAAGATAGGTTTTTAACCTCAGACATGTCCACCTTGACCTCAGACACAGGACCAGAACCAGCTGTGGTGAATATTCAAGCACCAGACAAAGGATGGAGTGGATTAAAACACCCCAGGCATGGACTGGACACTCGGGAGGAATGTTTGGACATTCCCCAAATTCCTGTCTCAGTTCCTCTGAGGGTTAGACCAATCAGAGCTAGAGCTAGCACCTGTCCCCAGACTCAGAGTTCTAGTAAACGAACTTCTCCAACGTTTGATGTAGAAAACGAGTTCCTAACCTCAGACGTGTCCAGTTCCAGTGAAGGGAGACAAAGGCTGAGAGATTCCTCGGTGCAAAGCTGTGAAACAGACATGCCAGAAGAACCTCTGACTCTGGAAGCAGGTTCTAGATCTGACAGGCCCAAGAATTGGTCCACTAGGGTCAGGACGGCAGACGGTTGTAGTAAAAGACATCTTCCAGTTCTTGAGGAAGACTTTTTAACGTCAGACCTGTCTAGTTCTACTGAGGCAACACGAAGAGAGAAGGGAACCGAGTGTGGAACCGACTCCCAGGAAGAGTCTTTCAGTCTGGAGTCTGGTCCTAGCTCCAGTGTGGATTGGCCCAACTCTCAGAGGAATAGGGACAGGACTTTAAAAGGAAGTTCTAGCAAAGGGACAgaagaagagggagagggaggaggcAGAAAGAAGGGAATGGAGTGTGGATCAGACTCTCAGGAGGAGTCTTTGAGTCTGGAGTCCGGTTCGAGCTCTAGTTTGGATTTGTCCGGCACTCAGAGGTGCAGAACTGAAGGTTCCTCCTCAGGGTGTACGCCCAGGTACAGCATGAGTCGGCTGTATGACTGTTCCAGGCCCCAAACCCTGGCGAACCTGTCCTACACACCTGGAGGACGTCCCATGATTATGGACATGGACGAGCCGGTGGAGTATCTCTACACTGACACGGAGGAAGGCCATGAGCTGATAGAGACCCACGTCCCTCCAACCTCCAGCACCTCCCTGAGCTCCAGCGTCCTCACATCCACCAGCGAGGACACCGTCCTCTACGACTGGCGCTCTCTGGCCAAGAGCCCGGATAAAGGTAAAGAGAACCGCCTGCCGGGAGCAGAGGATGCTCAGAAGGCCTCAGGGCTGACTGATCGAGAGCTGAGACGCAGATTAGTGGAGCTGGGAGAACGTCCTGGACCCATAAACGCTCAAACCCGCCCGCTGTACGTCCAGAAACTACACTCCCTGCAGAGCACGGTCAGCGCAGCAGCATCCAGAGAACCAGCCGAGGACCCAAACGCCTTCGCAG GTTACAGCCCGGAGCTCAGTAAAGTCCTGCGTTGGTTCGTTCTGCCCGACTCTGCAGCGGACGAGTTTGCTCTGTCTGAACAGTTTGATCAGCCGGATCAGAAGAAGAAATGGAGGGAGGGGATAATAAAATCTAGCTTCAACTACCTGCTCCTGGACCCCAG AGTGACAAAGAACCTCCCGTTCCGCAGCCACACAATGACTCCTCAGGAGTGTTTCCAGACTTTCATCAGGTCCATCTTTTACATCGGGAAAGGAAAACGCTCCAGACCCTACAGCCACCTCTACGAGGCGCTGGAGTACTTCAGAGGAGACAAAACCTCCAAG AAGCTGTGTCTGAAGGTGCAGCACATCCTGCAGGTGTGGAGCTGTGGGCAGGGGGTCATCTCGCTGCACTGCTTCCAGAATGTGATCCCAGTGGAAGCCTACACCCGGGAGGCCTGCTTGGTGGACGCTATCG GTGTGAAGATGCTGACCAATCAGAAGAGAGGGGACTATTATGGGCTGGTGTCCACCTGGACGGCCCGGAGGAAGAGGGAGCTGGGCGTCCACCTGCTGTACCGAGCCATGCAGATCTTTCTGGCCGAGGGAGAGAGGCAGCTGAGACCGGCAGACATCCGGCTCGGACACTGA
- the LOC136699485 gene encoding TANK-binding kinase 1-binding protein 1-like: protein MESVLWAELDLRAGLREELGAGLRENSSGIGRGSGCLSADMQPASQFSLAAAYQEIKVRLASLERENSCIRRRLQHYEIKFPVISECVCVEDRGVCCVCDGKDKLISTEPSSSLQQRINALTQQLQESKAHEECLEQVIRAYEKIHLEKSNVQKELDHMTTLAEQHVQKIRGLESALRHRETLKNNQTINTRREMTHTHTHLHQRNTHLLHLHNSLDVPCALDSPGPTLHSSRSLDALTDLKVQRLEAELKGAWHEAQGAWQREAELKTKLQHLQEEIRLLQEKQSQGMDTPCGHCSVDWIKQAGDEQVDLALAYTELTEELGQVRKLISEQSEILRHKQNPPESKSPDLRHSSAPQRHLSSSSLSPPSAPSPFCPHSSSHCLRAHFQGRRSFSEASTPSSLQQGFLHSLHYPASTLPKKRQQRAVFTGQRPSSARSPAHNSLHCPVPAHNPTHSLTCIIPHLCTQDLPVPAPLVTPPQSSEDEEEEWPNTSSTHCPPRTLGAKPRRDPSTLQAYLSTEHAQSWPSIKLWMESEESDARSCPLCQLSFPTGFPEDALIKHIDSHLENSKI, encoded by the exons ATGGAGTCAGTCCTGTGGGCGGAGCTGGATCTGAGGGCAGGTCTGAGAGAGGAGCTGGGGGCGGGGCTGAGGGAGAACAGCTCTGGGATTGGCCGGGGGTCCGGGTGTCTCTCTGCAGACATGCAGCCAGCGTCTCAATTCTCCCTGGCAGCTGCATATCAGGAGATTAAAGTGAGACTCGCCAGcctagagagagaaaacagctgCATCAGAAGACGTCTTCAACACTATGAGATCAAA TTCCCAGtgatcagtgagtgtgtgtgtgtggaggacaggggtgtgtgctgtgtgtgtgatggtaaaGACAAATTGATCTCAACCGAACCAAGCAGCAGCCTCCAGCAGAGAATCAACGCCCTCACACAGCAG CTGCAGGAGAGTAAAGCCCATGAGGAGTGTCTGGAGCAGGTGATTAGAGCGTATGAGAAGATTCACCTGGAGAAAAGTAACGTCCAGAAAGAGCTGGACCACATG accACCTTAGCAGAGCAGCATGTGCAGAAGATTCGTGGATTAGAGTCAGctctgagacacagagagaccctGAAGAACAACCAAACGATTAACACCAGACGAgaaatgacacacactcacacacacctccaccagcgcaacacacacctCCTCCATCTACACAACAGCCTGGACGTCCCCTgtg CGCTGGACAGTCCCGGGCCGACCCTGCACAGCTCCCGTAGTCTGGACGCTCTCACGGACCTGAAGGTCCAGCGTCTGGAGGCGGAGCTAAAGGGGGCATGGCACGAGGCCCAGGGGGCATGGCAGAGGGAGGCGGAGCTAAAGACCAAGCTTCAGCACCTACAGGAGGAGATCCGACTCCTTCAGGAGAAGCAGAGCCAG GGGATGGACACTCCGTGTGGGCACTGCAGTGTGGACTGGATCAAACAAGCAGGAGatgaaca GGTGGATCTGGCGCTGGCATACACGGAGCTGACGGAGGAACTGGGACAAGTTCGGAAACTAATCTCAGAACAGAGCGAGATCCTGAGACACAAACAGAACCCTCCGGAATCAAAAAGCCCCG ACCTGAGGCATTCTTCAGCACCGCAGCGCCACTTGTCTtcctcatccctctctcctccctccgCTCCTTCCCCTTTCTGCCCTCATTCATCCTCCCATTGCCTCCGGGCGCATTTCCAGGGACGCAGGAGTTTTTCTGAAGCCTCCACCCCTTCGTCGCTCCAGCAGGGATTTCTGCACTCCCTTCATTACCCTGCTTCCACTCTTCCCAAAAAGAGGCAACAGAGGGCAgtattcacagggcaacgcccTTCTTCTGCACGAAGCCCCGCCCACAACTCTCTCCACTGCCCTGTCCCTGCCCATAATCCTACCCACAGCCTCACCTGCATCATACCTCACCTGTGCACCCAAGACCTCCCTGTCCCTGCCCCCTTGGTCACGCCCCCTCAGTCCTCAGAGGATGAAGAAGAGGAGTGGCCAAACACAAGCTCCACCCACTGCCCGCCCAGGACGCTTGGGGCCAAACCCAGGCGTGATCCCAGTACCTTACAAGCTTACCTGAGCACTGAGCACGCTCAGTCCTGGCCGTCGATCAAA CTGTGGATGGAGTCGGAGGAGAGCGATGCTCGGAGCTGCCCGCTGTGCCAGCTGTCCTTTCCCACCGGCTTCCCTGAGGATGCCCTGATCAAGCACATCGACTCACATCTGGAGAACAGCAAAATCTGA